In a single window of the Acyrthosiphon pisum isolate AL4f chromosome X, pea_aphid_22Mar2018_4r6ur, whole genome shotgun sequence genome:
- the LOC103311323 gene encoding c-Myc-binding protein homolog encodes MSNQGNSVNSKREDFKKYLNDFGLIEALTNVLANLYRSEPRPTDPLDYIRTHMMEIVKEREELKMLKETYNTMISQIQEMEEENMQLAKTIKELENYGDEMSKSKLEETDENNVRTE; translated from the coding sequence atgagCAACCAGGGAAATTCAGTTAACAGCAAACGTGAAgacttcaaaaaatatttgaatgattttGGTCTTATTGAAGCTTTGACCAACGTATTAGCAAACCTTTATAGATCGGAACCCCGACCGACAGATCCGTTGGATTACATTCGCACTCATATGATGGAAATTGTTAAGGAAAGAGAAGAACTGAAAATGCTTAAGGAAACCTATAATACTATGATTAGTCAAATTCAGGAAATGGAAGAAGAGAATATGCAATTAgcaaaaacaattaaagagTTGGAAAACTATGGGGACGAGATGAGCAAATCCAAGTTGGAAGAAACTGATGAAAATAACGTTAGAACAGAATGA